The genomic window ATTACTAGGTGTAAAATCGGGTGATACTTTAAAAAATGCAGAGTATATTATGGATAAAATATTAAATTTGAGAATCTTTGAAGATGAAACTGGAAAAATGAATAACTCGGTTTTAGACATCCAAGGTGAAATTCTTGTGATAAGTCAATTTACTTTATATGGAGATGTGCGCAAAGGGAGAAGACCTAGTTTTACAGAGGCAGCTTTACCTGATGAGGCTTCAGCAATGATCGATTACTGTATAGATTATGCTCGAAAATATGATATAAATATTAAGACTGGAATATTTGCAGCTAATATGCAGGTAAGTTTAATAAATAATGGTCCCTGTACTATTATTTTAGACAGTGAAAAAAACTTTTAAAGGAGGATAATAATATGATTTTGCATGCCCTACAAATTAACCATATGGGGGTAAATTGTTACATAGTAGGTTGTGAGGAAACAAAAGAAGTTGCAGTAATAGATCCGGGAGGAAATCCCAAAGGTATAGTAAATTTTTTAAAGGATAATGAATTAAAAGCGGTATACATTATTAATACTCATGGTCATATAGATCATATTGGTGGAAATTCAGGAGTTAAAGAACGAACAAATGCAAAAATACTAATTCATGAAAATGATGCCGAAATGCTTACTAATTCAGTTGCAAACTTCTCTTTCTTAATGGGAGATAAAGTAACTAGCCCTGCTGCCGATGAATTTATGGAAGATGGAGATGTAATTAAAATAGGTAACACAGTTGAGCTGGAGGTAATTCATACTCCAGGTCATAGTACTGGTGGAGTATGTTTAAAATGTGGTGACGTAATTTTCGTAGGAGACACCCTATTTCAAGGTTCAATAGGTAGAACTGATTTTCCCGGTGGCTCTCACAAAGAATTAATTCAAAACATAAAAGATAAACTTTTATGCTATGAGGACGAGGTTGTAGCATACCCGGGCCACGGCCCTGCAACAACAATCGGCTTCGAAAGAAAAAACAACCCCTTCCTGTAAAAATATATCACTAGAAACGTCCCTGTGATATATTATAAATTTGTAATGATGTTGAGAAGTTTTGCTTCTAGTTCAAGTAGTTTTGTAGAAGTAAAACTTCTTTCATTTTCACTTAATTCTACTTTAATATCATGTATTATCGAAGATGGTCTTGGTGAGATAATAATTATTCTATCAGCAATATAAAGAGCTTCTTTTAAATCATGGGTTACTGAAATACAGGTGAATTTTCTTTGGTTCCATTGTGATAACATATCCTTCATAATGTGTATTTTTACTGCCCAATCTAAAGAGGAAAAAGCTTCATCTAGTATTAGTATATCTGGATCAATCATTAATGCTCTAGCTAAGTTAACTCTTTGTTGCATACCTCCACTTAGTTGGTGGGGGAAGTAGTCTTCAAATTCTGAAAGTTGAAGACGTTTTAATATTTCGGTGGGGTCTGAATTATTATTTACAAACAAGAGATTATCTTTAACAGTTCGCCATGGTATAAGGCGTGGTTCCTGAAATACCATGGCGATTTTTTTTGTAGTTATATTTATGGTTCCTGATGAAGGTTTTTCTAGACCAGTTATTACACGTAAAAAAGTTGTTTTACCTGCTCCAGAAGGTCCAAGCAAAACAATACGCTCGCTATTAGAAATGGTGAAATTCCAATTGTCTATAACTTCAAGATTAGCAAAACTAACACTAAGGTTATCTATAGTTAAGCTGGTACCCACCTTAAAGAGAGCCTCCTTAATCCTATTTTAATTAGTCGTTCTGCTATTAATCCAATAATTACTGCAATTAGAGTTAATGCATATACCTGTGGAATATTAACTTCCCATCTTGCAGCTAAAATTAAAACCCCTAAACCATTGTTTCCGGCTAGATATTCTGCTACTAGGATGACCTTCCAAGCCTGTCCTATGGTTACATCAACAACTGCAATTATAAAAGGTACAAGTGATCCTAAGTATATATCTTTAAAAACAGTTTTGAATGGAACCCGATAAACTTTAGCAACTTCAATTAATCTATTATCAAGACTTTTTACTCCAGCAACAGTTGTTAATATTGCAATAGGTAGAAGTGATAAAACAGCTATAAACACTGGTCCCTTCCAACCTATTCCCCAAGCAAAAATCACTAAAGATAACCACGAAACTACAGGTACAGCTTGTATTATAAGGATTATTGGTCTAAACATATCGTATAAAGGAGTAAACATGCCCAGTATTAAACCTACTAAAACTCCAAAAAACATTACAATTACAAGAGTTAGGACTACCTTCCAAATAGTATGGAAAGCAGCCATAATAATTGTATTATCAAAAAATAAATTAAAAAATATACCAAAAACCTCATTAGGTGGTGGCAATATAATAGCTTCATCAAGAATAAAAGCTGTTAAATACCAAATAGCAATAAATACTGCAATTCCAACTAAAGAGCGAAGAAACTGAATCATTGAGCATAAAACCTTTCATCAGGTAATTCCCTAATACCCTGTGGATACAATTCTTGCATTTTTCTTAAAAAGTCATCTACTTCTTCCTGACACCTAGATGCAGGTACATAGTAAAAATCAATTCTTGTAAGTGCATCTTTCATAATAGGTTGAGGTATTGGTAATGTTTCTTGTGATACTTCTATAGCTTTATCAACATTTGCATTTGACCAGTTTATTGATGCATCAAAAAGTTGAACTATTTCTTGTGTTTCTTGAGGATACGAATCTAAAAAATCATTTTTTACAAAAAGTCCTGTTATCGGTATTCGCTCATTGGTTTCATTAATCTTACCCCAATACTCTTGTAAATCTAAAACAATTTCTCCATTTCCATCATTTATTGCTAAGGAAGCAAAAGGCTCTGGAAGTGCTGCATAGTCTATTTTACCAGTCTGGAATAAAGTCACTATTTCTTGAGGTGGTGCATATTGTATTTCTACTTCACTTTCAGGGTCAACACCTTGTTTACTTAATGCAAACCTCATAAGTATATCTGCTGTTTGTCCACGACCAATAGGAGTATAGACTGTTTTTTCTTTCAAGGAACCCCAATCATTAAATTCTACTTCATTAGAAGCAACCATATAGAACACTTTCCAGTTATATACTCCTAACATAGTAATATCGATACCACTATTATAAATGTTAGCGGCAGCAGTAACTGGAAGAACAGCAAATTGTCCACTATCAGAAGATAGCATAGCAATTGCTTCATCAGTGTTTTTATAAAAATGGACATCAACAGGTATGTCGGATTCTAACTTATCACCGGTTATTCCAGCAACTGGTATGACCGTTGGTCCTAATGGATTAAGAATAGTTGGTTGAAATTCCGTTTCTTCTTGTGTTGAGCCTGTACCCCATACAATAATAACAATGATTATTATAGCGAATAATAAATAAATTAATCTTCGCACTTAATTCCCTCCCTATCTAAATCTCTATAAAAATATAATACTTCACAAATATCGACATTAAAAGCATAATGTTAATTTTGTTATTACCAAGTATGTGTAATTAGCTTGTATTTTAGGATAAAATACTAAATATAAACAATAAGAACGGAAGTGCTTTATGAATATTTTTTGTTTTTTGAATCCTAGCAAATTATATAATTATATACACGACTTATTGAGACTAGCTTATCCAAATGCAACTATTTACATAGATAATACAAACCAATCAGATATAATAGTAACTATTAAAGTTATATCTACTGATGAATTAATTATTATAGAAGGGGGGATTGACTCCTTAGATAAAAAAACAAACTTAAGAAAAGAGTTTAATATAAAGGTGTCTGACCAAGCTAGTAATCAAATTAGAAAGTTTACTAGACTATTTACATATGAGCTATTAAGTAAACATCTAAATAAAGAACTGAGTTCATATGGCATTTTAACGGGTATAAGGCCAATTAAAATAATACATAGGCTATTAGATAAAGGTTATACAAAAAATGAAATAAGAAATGAAATGAATTCAGAATATAGAGTCAAAAAAGAAAAAACTGACTTACTTTTAACGGTAGCATTAAATAATCGGGAATACTTATTAAGTTCTGATGATACAAGAAGATATATAAGTGTTTATATAGGCATACCTTATTGTCCTTCAAGATGCTATTATTGTTCATTTCCTGGTGCAGTCCTTAAAAATTATGAAACAGATATTCCTCCCTTTTTGTCTAGTTTGGTTAAAGAAATTCAGGCAATCAGTAATGTTATAAAAGAAAAGAACATTGCTGTACAAAACATATATTTAGGGGGAGGAACTCCTACTATATTAAATGAAGAAGATATGGTTAGTTTATTGAAAACCATAAAGGACAAGCTAGTTAGTAAAGCTACTACTGAGATAACAGTTGAAGCTGGAAGACCTGATACCATAAGTTTAAATAAGCTAAAAATATTAAAGGAATATGGGGTTGAAAGAATCTGCATTAATCCACAAACGATGAAAGCGGATACTCTTAAAATTATAGGTAGAAATCATGATATTTCTCAATTTAAAAAAGTTATAGAATGGGCAAAAAAAATAGGCTTTAAACAAATAAATACAGACTTGATAGTGGG from Candidatus Syntrophocurvum alkaliphilum includes these protein-coding regions:
- a CDS encoding ABC transporter ATP-binding protein, with product MGTSLTIDNLSVSFANLEVIDNWNFTISNSERIVLLGPSGAGKTTFLRVITGLEKPSSGTINITTKKIAMVFQEPRLIPWRTVKDNLLFVNNNSDPTEILKRLQLSEFEDYFPHQLSGGMQQRVNLARALMIDPDILILDEAFSSLDWAVKIHIMKDMLSQWNQRKFTCISVTHDLKEALYIADRIIIISPRPSSIIHDIKVELSENERSFTSTKLLELEAKLLNIITNL
- the hemZ gene encoding coproporphyrinogen dehydrogenase HemZ, whose product is MNIFCFLNPSKLYNYIHDLLRLAYPNATIYIDNTNQSDIIVTIKVISTDELIIIEGGIDSLDKKTNLRKEFNIKVSDQASNQIRKFTRLFTYELLSKHLNKELSSYGILTGIRPIKIIHRLLDKGYTKNEIRNEMNSEYRVKKEKTDLLLTVALNNREYLLSSDDTRRYISVYIGIPYCPSRCYYCSFPGAVLKNYETDIPPFLSSLVKEIQAISNVIKEKNIAVQNIYLGGGTPTILNEEDMVSLLKTIKDKLVSKATTEITVEAGRPDTISLNKLKILKEYGVERICINPQTMKADTLKIIGRNHDISQFKKVIEWAKKIGFKQINTDLIVGFEQENIDDNILTLHKVLEFEPENITVHTLATKKGSLLMEKEGKRNVLDKVDIIKKTIDKINSILIKNRYEPYYLYRQKFMYANMENVGYSLSGNYCNYNIQVMEERQTILGLGGGASSKFINPDDFTLVSIYNPKNPNAYIKSVEELIRRKVDKLMTVN
- a CDS encoding ABC transporter permease, with protein sequence MIQFLRSLVGIAVFIAIWYLTAFILDEAIILPPPNEVFGIFFNLFFDNTIIMAAFHTIWKVVLTLVIVMFFGVLVGLILGMFTPLYDMFRPIILIIQAVPVVSWLSLVIFAWGIGWKGPVFIAVLSLLPIAILTTVAGVKSLDNRLIEVAKVYRVPFKTVFKDIYLGSLVPFIIAVVDVTIGQAWKVILVAEYLAGNNGLGVLILAARWEVNIPQVYALTLIAVIIGLIAERLIKIGLRRLSLRWVPA
- a CDS encoding ABC transporter substrate-binding protein, translated to MRRLIYLLFAIIIIVIIVWGTGSTQEETEFQPTILNPLGPTVIPVAGITGDKLESDIPVDVHFYKNTDEAIAMLSSDSGQFAVLPVTAAANIYNSGIDITMLGVYNWKVFYMVASNEVEFNDWGSLKEKTVYTPIGRGQTADILMRFALSKQGVDPESEVEIQYAPPQEIVTLFQTGKIDYAALPEPFASLAINDGNGEIVLDLQEYWGKINETNERIPITGLFVKNDFLDSYPQETQEIVQLFDASINWSNANVDKAIEVSQETLPIPQPIMKDALTRIDFYYVPASRCQEEVDDFLRKMQELYPQGIRELPDERFYAQ
- the dtd gene encoding D-aminoacyl-tRNA deacylase; its protein translation is MRAVVQRTSSSYVEVDNEKVAEISDGLTVLLGVKSGDTLKNAEYIMDKILNLRIFEDETGKMNNSVLDIQGEILVISQFTLYGDVRKGRRPSFTEAALPDEASAMIDYCIDYARKYDINIKTGIFAANMQVSLINNGPCTIILDSEKNF
- a CDS encoding MBL fold metallo-hydrolase, with product MILHALQINHMGVNCYIVGCEETKEVAVIDPGGNPKGIVNFLKDNELKAVYIINTHGHIDHIGGNSGVKERTNAKILIHENDAEMLTNSVANFSFLMGDKVTSPAADEFMEDGDVIKIGNTVELEVIHTPGHSTGGVCLKCGDVIFVGDTLFQGSIGRTDFPGGSHKELIQNIKDKLLCYEDEVVAYPGHGPATTIGFERKNNPFL